Part of the Cytophagia bacterium CHB2 genome is shown below.
AATGGCGAACACCGCGCGCGGCGATTGCGCTATCATCATTTGCACGGCTGCCGGCAACTCTTTTTCCCGCCGCACCGGATGCAGCGGGGCGGCTTCCACCCACGGAAAAATTTGATCGTCCGACAGACGAAAAATGTTCATGCTCACACCGATGCGGCCGTCGCTCTCCGCCGCCTGCGCGATTTCCTCCGCTGAGGGTTTTTCAATAATGTTTTGCAGAAATCCCTCGGCGTCCTTTTGAATGACTGCAAATTGCTCGATGCGGCTTTGCGTGAATTGCAACGCGGAACGATCGTAATCAATCAGCGCATTGTCATGCATGTCGTGCAGCAGCGTTTGCAAAGCAGCAACGGAGTAAAGATTATCGCTGTTGCACACGGTGAACGCTTGTCCGTGCCAATCGCGCTTTGCCCGCAGGCCGTGCCACAGCGCATCCGCCGTGCCCAGCGGCTTATCGCGGCCCGGCGGAATGGGCTGAACCGCATAGCTGATGCTCAAGTTTTTAAATTGCTGCGAGCCGCCAGCGTCATAATAAGCACGAATGGATTCATCGTTCTCGCCGATGACGATAACGGCATCGCGATAACCCGCGGACGACACATTGTACAGCAGGTAATCCAGAAACGGGCGGGACCCGCTGCCGACGCCAATCATCGTTTTTGCTTTCTCTTCGGCGTCGCGGCGCCAGGCCGGATCGAGAGACACGGAAGCCGGCGCAGCTTTTTTCATGCGTGACGATATGCCGCCGGCGAGTATGACGATATTCGGTTGCATCAAACCTCCTCTGCAGATTCGAAACGCGTGCCTTCATCGACATAAACAATATAAGCTTTGCCGCCGGCATCCGCGATGGCCGCAGCCACGTGCGCCGTGCGTTCCGGCGCATAAACGAACATGCACCCGCCGCCGCCCGAGCCGTTGATTTTGCCGCCGTATGCGCCCGCGTGCAACGCCGCTTCGAGCATGCGATCGATCTTGGGCGTTGAGATGCGCAGATTGTCGCGCAGCACCGCTTGACAGTCGTTCAGCAATGCGCCGAGGCGGTGATGGTCGAGCGCCGGTTGGCGCAACAAGGCCAACGCTTCCGCGGTGAGATCGCGATTGCGCAGCGTTCCTTGCAGCAAGAATTTTTGGTCGGCATTCAATTCGCTGGCATAACGCGGCAAATCTTCCTGCGCCAGGGTGTACAGCGAAAAATCAGGATGGCGCCGGCTGAGTTGTTGTACAATATCGAGCACGCCATACTTCACGCGCCGCAAAATTCCCGTGGTATCTTTAGGCTCGCCGGAATCGCCGAGCACGAAGGCGTGCAACGCTGGCGCGAGCCGTTCGATTTGCAGTTCGGGATGAAAGCGCAGCGACAAGACGCCGCCGCAGGCCGTGGCATAATGATCCATCATGCCGCCCGGTTCGTGGAATTCCAGCACTTCGGCGGCATGCGCCAAACGCGCGCTTTCCTCGGGCGCGAGTATGCGTTGTTGGTCGCTCAACCGCGCCAACACATTCACCCATGTTACCACCAGCGCAGAGGAGCTGGAGGTGCCGGAATTAATCGGAATCTCACCGCGCACGAGGCCGTCGAATCCGCGTGAAAACGTGAAGCCTTCCCGGCGCAAGAGATTGACGGTACTACGGAAATAATCCCGCTGGTTTTGATAAACTAACGGCGGTGAAAGCGCAAAAGTCAATTCAGATTGAATATCCGGCATGGCGAGATGCACACGCGCATCATCACGCAGCTTGCCGGCAATGGTGATGCGCCGTGAGATGGCGCACGGAATCACCGGCAAATGCAGATAATCCTGATGCTCGCCGAACAGGCAGATGCGTCCGGGCGTGGAGACACGTATGAAAAAAGTTGGCGCTGTCATGAAAGTGCGAATATCGCCGTGAGTTTCGATTGTTTTTCGATGACATATTTTTTCTCGCGAAGCATGCAGGGAAAGTCACAAACTTTGCGATCCCCGCGCTCTCGGCGTGAGCTAAAAAATGGTTGGGTTGAATATGTTTATGGAACAGGAGAAAAGCAAGTCGCTGAAGAACGGCGTAGCCTTACGCGACACATTTTCGCGCCAAATCTGGCGCGCAAGGCGATGCCTGAGAGGAGAGAAGTTTAGGAAAGTGCGAACGCTGTGGTAAACGAAAAGGCCGTAGATTGATTGGTCCAATCTTCATGCGATTGATTGAACGTGCTGATATAAAGCTCAAAGCAGGCATTGCATTGATTGAGATGTTTGCGAATACGCGCCTTTTCACCGCCATAAACGGTTCCGGCCAGATAAGATGCAAATTCGTAACTGCACAGGCATTTTTCGTGGGAAGTATTTGGCATAATCGCCTCCTTGATTGTGTCCTATTGCAATGGACACGGGAAGGCGATAAAATCTCCTACAAAAAATGCGGTGCAGATGAAATTTTAATTTCTCCGGTGAGGAAAAATTCAACCACAACGAGTTTCTTCCCGGCGTAGATGTTTGCCTGACACGCTATCCTTCCAGCGTCATCTTGAACTTGCGCGCGCTCACGAGCAGCAAAAAAATGCCGAAGCCGGCCAGCGCGAGCAGCAGCGTCCAAATTTCCACGAGCGTGTTGCCCTTCAACATCACGCCGCGAATGATGGGCAGGAAATAGCGGGCGGGCACAATATACGTCACGAGTTGGAGCAACTTGGGCAGGCTGGCAATCGGAAAAATGAACCCGGACAACATCACCGTCGGCAGCAACGAAGAAATCAACGCCGCCATCATCGCGACTTGCTGCGTCTTCGCGCCAGTGGAAACGAACAAACCCAGGGCGAGCGCGACAAACACAAACAGCAGCGAAGCGCCCAAAATCAATGTAAGGCTCCCGACAATCGGCACCTTGAACCAAAAGCGCGCCACCAGCAAAATGATAATGCCGTCTATGAACGCCAGAAAAATGTACGGCACAACTTTGCCGATAATGATTTCAAACGGCCGCACCGGCGAGACGAGAATCTGTTCCATCGTGCCGGTTTCTTTCTCGCGCGCGATCGTGACACTGGTCAGCAGCGCCGAAATCATCATGAGAATCAAGGCCGCCAGCGCCGGCACGAAAAAATAAGTGCTTTTCAAGGCGGGGTTGTATTGAATCGTTGCCCGCACCTCGAACGGCAAGCTCACACCGCGCTCAGCATTGTACATCTGCAAGGCCGTCACAGCGTAGTTGCGAATGCCCTGCGCGGTGTTCGAATCGCTGGCATCGATCAACAGTTGCACCGTCGGCGCAACGGGCTTGATCAGGCTCTCGGCAAAATCGTGCGGAATAATGAGCACAAGCTTCGCCTGCCGCTGTTGAAACAATTTTTCCACCTGCGCTTCACCGTTCGCAAAATTCCGCACGGTGAAGAACTTGCTGCCGGCAAACGCTGCTGCCAGCTCGCGGCTTTGCGGCGTTTGGGAATGGTCGAGCACGGCCACTTCAATATTCTGAATTTCCATGGTAATGGCATAGCCGTACATCAACAGCATCAGCACCGGCATGGCGAAAACGATGATCAGCGTGCGGAAATCGCGTCGGATATGAATAACTTCCTTGCGGATGATGGCAGGTATGCGAGAGGGCATGTGTACTCCGTAATCCGTAATTTTATCGTTTACGCCTTACGTCTCCTTATTTTCATCTGTCCACCAAGTGAATGAACACGTCCTGCATCGAAGCTTTTTGATAGTGCTGTTTCAAGGCCTGCGGCGAGCCGAGCGCAATAATTTCGCCTTGATACATGATGGAGACGCGATTGCAGTATTCGGCTTCGTCCATGTAATGCGTGGTCACGAAAATCGTCTTGCCGTTTAGCGCCATGTGATAAATCAAATCCCAAAAATTGCGGCGCGCTTCGGGATCAACCCCACCGGTGGGCTCGTCGAGAAAAATGATGGGCGGATCATGCAGCAACGCACAACTCAAGGCCAGCCGCTGTTTGTACCCGAGCGGCAGCGCGCGGGTGATCATGCCGGCTTGTTGCATCAAATCCAATTCGCGCAACAGTTGCGCGCGCTTGGCGAGCAAATCCGCCCGCGGCAAACCGTACACGCCGCCAAAGAACTCGATGTTTTCGGCGATGGTCAAATCATCATACAAGGAAAATTTCTGGCTCATGTAGCCGATGCGCTGCTTGATTTTTTCGTTCTGCTTGAAAATGTCGAATCCGGCAACACTGCCGCGGCCGGAAGTCGGCAGCAATAAACCACAGAGCATGCGAATGGCCGTGGTTTTACCGGCGCCGTTCGCGCCCAGAAAGCCGAAAATCTCGCCGGCATGCACCGCCAGGTTGAGATTCTTCACGGCTACAAATTTGCCGAAACGCTTGGTGAGATTTTCGGTTTCAACGGTGTATGCAGACATAAATGTTTCGTCTTTCAAAGTCAGCTAATGCTGCCCGGGCGAGACTAACAGAGACGAGAAACTTTTTAGCCACAGATGGACACGGATTTGCACGGATACGGCCAAAACAGAATATCCGTGAAAATCTGTTTCCATCCGTGGCCCGGCTTTTGTTCTTTTTTCTGCGCACGCTGCGAGAGATAATGCCATCGAATTTATCAAGAAAAAGCGTTAAGCCCTCAGCGAAGATTGATTCTTCATCAATTCCATAAACGTATCTTCAATTCCCGGCGTGATCGCCCGCATCTGTTTGATGGGCTGCGGCGCGGCTGCAACCAACTCA
Proteins encoded:
- a CDS encoding nucleotidyltransferase — protein: MQPNIVILAGGISSRMKKAAPASVSLDPAWRRDAEEKAKTMIGVGSGSRPFLDYLLYNVSSAGYRDAVIVIGENDESIRAYYDAGGSQQFKNLSISYAVQPIPPGRDKPLGTADALWHGLRAKRDWHGQAFTVCNSDNLYSVAALQTLLHDMHDNALIDYDRSALQFTQSRIEQFAVIQKDAEGFLQNIIEKPSAEEIAQAAESDGRIGVSMNIFRLSDDQIFPWVEAAPLHPVRREKELPAAVQMMIAQSPRAVFAI
- a CDS encoding GHMP kinase — encoded protein: MTAPTFFIRVSTPGRICLFGEHQDYLHLPVIPCAISRRITIAGKLRDDARVHLAMPDIQSELTFALSPPLVYQNQRDYFRSTVNLLRREGFTFSRGFDGLVRGEIPINSGTSSSSALVVTWVNVLARLSDQQRILAPEESARLAHAAEVLEFHEPGGMMDHYATACGGVLSLRFHPELQIERLAPALHAFVLGDSGEPKDTTGILRRVKYGVLDIVQQLSRRHPDFSLYTLAQEDLPRYASELNADQKFLLQGTLRNRDLTAEALALLRQPALDHHRLGALLNDCQAVLRDNLRISTPKIDRMLEAALHAGAYGGKINGSGGGGCMFVYAPERTAHVAAAIADAGGKAYIVYVDEGTRFESAEEV
- a CDS encoding ABC transporter permease; protein product: MPSRIPAIIRKEVIHIRRDFRTLIIVFAMPVLMLLMYGYAITMEIQNIEVAVLDHSQTPQSRELAAAFAGSKFFTVRNFANGEAQVEKLFQQRQAKLVLIIPHDFAESLIKPVAPTVQLLIDASDSNTAQGIRNYAVTALQMYNAERGVSLPFEVRATIQYNPALKSTYFFVPALAALILMMISALLTSVTIAREKETGTMEQILVSPVRPFEIIIGKVVPYIFLAFIDGIIILLVARFWFKVPIVGSLTLILGASLLFVFVALALGLFVSTGAKTQQVAMMAALISSLLPTVMLSGFIFPIASLPKLLQLVTYIVPARYFLPIIRGVMLKGNTLVEIWTLLLALAGFGIFLLLVSARKFKMTLEG
- a CDS encoding ABC transporter ATP-binding protein: MSAYTVETENLTKRFGKFVAVKNLNLAVHAGEIFGFLGANGAGKTTAIRMLCGLLLPTSGRGSVAGFDIFKQNEKIKQRIGYMSQKFSLYDDLTIAENIEFFGGVYGLPRADLLAKRAQLLRELDLMQQAGMITRALPLGYKQRLALSCALLHDPPIIFLDEPTGGVDPEARRNFWDLIYHMALNGKTIFVTTHYMDEAEYCNRVSIMYQGEIIALGSPQALKQHYQKASMQDVFIHLVDR